In SAR324 cluster bacterium, a genomic segment contains:
- a CDS encoding DUF3015 family protein, whose amino-acid sequence MIVMVGTFSLVSSNNLLACHESDFDGDELLVGTSFFGGHTGDNKMGRAVSVRENVKILTGNITQATTITSNYTIDTFATTTNCNWRTANIQKFFNDSYQQIAEESAKGSGQHLEALASLTGCSVDQYAAFETVIHRNHGYVFADKDYDGSINNFFTVLNTDKDLKQCLGHS is encoded by the coding sequence ATGATTGTAATGGTTGGGACTTTTTCTCTCGTAAGTTCAAACAATCTGCTAGCTTGTCACGAATCTGATTTTGATGGAGATGAACTGCTGGTGGGTACATCTTTTTTTGGAGGTCATACTGGCGATAACAAAATGGGAAGAGCTGTTTCGGTGAGAGAAAATGTCAAAATATTGACCGGAAACATTACTCAGGCAACCACCATTACCTCCAATTACACGATTGATACTTTCGCAACAACTACAAACTGCAACTGGCGTACTGCCAATATCCAGAAGTTCTTCAATGATAGTTACCAGCAGATCGCAGAAGAGAGCGCCAAAGGATCTGGGCAGCATCTGGAAGCATTAGCCTCACTGACTGGATGTTCTGTTGACCAGTACGCAGCCTTTGAGACTGTCATTCACCGCAACCATGGATACGTTTTTGCGGACAAAGACTACGATGGTTCCATCAACAATTTCTTCACAGTCCTCAACACAGATAAAGATCTGAAGCAGTGCTTGGGACATTCGTAG
- a CDS encoding excalibur calcium-binding domain-containing protein yields MTEECAGTIALFSNKQPFDSVDCSAKRYCKDMSTCDEAKAYQIQCGMKNLDRDRDGVPCEALCD; encoded by the coding sequence ATGACAGAAGAGTGTGCTGGAACGATCGCTCTATTCAGCAACAAGCAACCCTTTGATTCAGTGGATTGCTCCGCCAAGAGATATTGTAAGGATATGTCAACCTGTGATGAGGCCAAGGCGTACCAAATTCAATGTGGAATGAAGAATCTGGACAGAGATAGGGATGGTGTACCGTGTGAAGCGCTGTGTGATTGA